DNA sequence from the Treponema sp. OMZ 838 genome:
CGAAGATGTTTTGGAGATATTTGGGGCGGTTGACAAAACTCACAATATATGAATAATGCTTCAAGCATGAGTGCCGATGCAATTAGTCTTTGTGCATATGCGAAGATTAATATTCATCTAAAGGTTCTGGCAAAAAGAGAAGATGGGTTTCATAACCTCGAAAGTGTTTTTCAGCGTATTTCAATAGCGGATTATCTTTCCATAACACAATCAAGCGATTCGCACAGTTGTACGGTTGAATCTCCTTTGTTGCCATTGCCTGCTGATAACACATTGACTAAAGCATGGAAAGTGTTTAAAGACGCGGCGGGAATCAATGCGGGCATAAGAGTTCGGTTGATAAAAAATCTTCCTGCAGGAAGCGGTTTGGGTGCAGGGTCATCCGATGCGGCTGCCTTACTGAAGGTTGTAAATGAGCTTTTTGCGATGCCGTTAACCGATTCTGAGTTGATAGATCTTGCTTTACAAGTCGGTAGCGATGTGCCGTTCTTTCTTAGGGAGGCGGCAGGAATCGTGTCGGGACGAGGAGAGGTTTTTGAGCCGATACAATCCCGTACTGACTGTTTCGGTATCCTGATTTGGCCGGATGTGCAGAGTTCGACGAAAGAAGCTTATTCGCTTTTGGATAAACAAAAGGGAATACTATCCGGCGAATATGAAGCCTGGGGATATGAAAAACTGATAAAGCAGTATCATGATCCG
Encoded proteins:
- the ispE gene encoding 4-(cytidine 5'-diphospho)-2-C-methyl-D-erythritol kinase translates to MNNASSMSADAISLCAYAKINIHLKVLAKREDGFHNLESVFQRISIADYLSITQSSDSHSCTVESPLLPLPADNTLTKAWKVFKDAAGINAGIRVRLIKNLPAGSGLGAGSSDAAALLKVVNELFAMPLTDSELIDLALQVGSDVPFFLREAAGIVSGRGEVFEPIQSRTDCFGILIWPDVQSSTKEAYSLLDKQKGILSGEYEAWGYEKLIKQYHDPLGKWCFVNDFQPVLEQRYPVIGRVRNELCEQGAEFAQMSGSGSAVFGLFSSENLMASAFKVLAKRWSWCKPFLLLA